A single genomic interval of Eurosta solidaginis isolate ZX-2024a chromosome 3, ASM4086904v1, whole genome shotgun sequence harbors:
- the LOC137245352 gene encoding UDP-glucosyltransferase 2-like, whose protein sequence is MLTKILSLLLLLVSLAVLTPKIDGAKILAVYAFPGKSHFMMHSALISELVNHGHEVTMITAFTLAPLKLGYNYTEILIEPVYDYWKEVKTKSGANSLFDMPKDMRDFLYMLKTQGIASTEHALKQPKVQEIINANQTEGVYDLLLVEQFYQDAFLALAHIYNVPVISTATFAMEHYMSQMFGIIIPWSYVPHGSLPLTDHMSFWERVQNVYTIIRSDISREFKYFPMVDAVVKKYFGHLSIKIPSVSAMEKNLSAILINSYTPLSAAAPITDNIIHVGGMHIYPPKPLPTGIQSFLDEAEHGAIYFSLGSQVESKDMPAAQLRAFLEVFRNIKQRVLWKFENESIINLPQNVMVKKWLPQSDILAHPNVRVFITHGGMFGTQEGVHNAVPMLGMPFHSDQLLNLKRAEIGGYAIMLDFHTLTRDTLKKSLHQLLYNVTYRDNIKRVSHIFHDRPMGPRETALYWIDYVIRHNGARHLRAGGMDLRWYQLYLLDVAALFIGALTVTLSFCIVLVRWTIRVTFGFSKRQRKQKSQ, encoded by the exons CTTACAAAAATTCTAAGCTTGTTATTACTACTCGTATCATTGGCAGTTTTAACGCCAAAAATAGATGGCGCCAAAATTCTTGCAGTTTATGCATTTCCGGGCAAAAGTCATTTCATGATGCATAGCGCGCTGATAAGCGAGTTGGTCAACCACGGGCATGAG GTAACCATGATAACGGCATTTACGCTTGCACCACTCAAATTGGGCTACAACTACACAGAAATACTCATCGAACCGGTTTATGATTATTGGAAGGAAG TAAAAACAAAATCCGGCGCGAATTCGCTATTTGATATGCCAAAAGATATGCGTGACTTTTTGTATATGTTGAAGACGCAGGGCATCGCCTCAACAGAGCATGCGCTCAAACAACCTAAAGTACAAGAAATTATCAATGCAAATCAAACTGAAGGTGTCTATGATCTCTTGCTGGTCGAGCAATTCTATCAGGATGCATTTTTAGCTTTGGCACATATTTACAATGTGCCCGTGATAAGCACTGCCACATTTGCTATGGAACATTATATGAGTCAAATGTTTGGTATTATCATACCTTGGTCTTATGTGCCGCATGGTTCATTGCCCCTAACGGATCATATGAGCTTTTGGGAACGTGTACAAAATGTTTACACTATTATTCGAAGTGATATAAGTcgcgaatttaaatattttccaatggTGGATGCTGTTGTGAAGAAATATTTTGGACATTTATCAA TAAAAATTCCCAGTGTATCAGCAATGGAAAAGAATCTCTCAGCGATATTGATCAACAGCTATACACCATTATCGGCAGCAGCTCCTATTACCGATAATATAATTCATGTTGGTGGTATGCACATTTATCCTCCAAAACCGCTTCCCACAGGAATTCAATCGTTCTTGGACGAGGCTGAGCATGGCGCCATCTATTTCAGTTTAGGCAGCCAAGTTGAAAGTAAAGATATGCCCGCGGCACAGCTACGAGCATTCCTCGAAGTTTTTCGAAACATAAAACAACGAGTTTTATGGAAATTTGAAAACGAAAGTATAATCAATTTACCACAAAATGTAATGGTAAAAAAATGGCTGCCTCAAAGTGATATATTAGCACACCCTAATGTACGTGTATTCATCACACACGGCGGCATGTTTGGCACACAAGAAGGCGTACACAATGCAGTGCCAATGTTAGGAATGCCATTTCATAGTGATCAG TTGTTAAATCTAAAGAGAGCGGAAATTGGTGGATATGCTATAATGTTGGATTTTCATACGCTAACACGTGATACGCTGAAAAAGAGCCTTCACCAGCTGCTGTACAATGTCACCTATCGTGATAATATAAAACGTGTGTCGCACATTTTTCATGATCGTCCTATGGGTCCACGTGAGACCGCACTATATTGGATCGATTATGTGATACGTCATAACGGAGCCAGACATTTACGTGCTGGTGGTATGGATTTGAGATGGTATCAATTATATTTGCTTGATGTGGCAGCACTATTTATTGGTGCTTTAACTGTCACATTAAGCTTTTGTATCGTTCTAGTTCGCTGGACTATACGTGTGACATTTGGCTTCAGTAAACGGCAGAGAAAGCAAAAATCTCAATAA